From one Geoalkalibacter halelectricus genomic stretch:
- the trpS gene encoding tryptophan--tRNA ligase — protein sequence MRILSGIQPSGSLHLGNYFGMMKKMIEYQENEDLFCFIANYHAMTSVTDGKALARGTLEAAANFLALGMDPERSTFWVQSDVPEVQELTWALSNFTPMGLLERCHSYKDKVAKGIAANHGLFAYPVLMTADILLFQSDRVPVGKDQKQHVEVARDIALKFNNQYGEIFTLPEAEIDDDVATVPGIDGQKMSKSYGNTIDLFQEEKALRKQIMRIVTDSTPVEDPKNPDQCNVFQIYRLFLDKDRQQALRRRYEAGGMGYGEVKQELFETVRDFFAPFAERRRELLADPDGLRAVLARGAEKARDAGAPTLRKVRKKTGLAY from the coding sequence ATGAGGATTCTCAGCGGCATTCAGCCCTCGGGTAGCCTGCACCTCGGCAACTACTTCGGCATGATGAAGAAGATGATCGAATATCAGGAGAACGAAGATCTCTTCTGCTTCATCGCCAACTACCATGCCATGACCTCCGTCACCGACGGCAAGGCGCTGGCGCGCGGCACCCTGGAAGCCGCCGCCAACTTCCTCGCCCTGGGCATGGACCCGGAGCGCAGCACCTTCTGGGTGCAATCCGACGTGCCGGAAGTGCAGGAACTCACCTGGGCGCTGTCCAACTTCACCCCCATGGGCCTGCTGGAGCGCTGCCACAGCTACAAGGACAAGGTGGCCAAGGGCATTGCCGCCAATCATGGCTTGTTCGCCTACCCCGTGCTGATGACCGCCGACATCCTGTTGTTCCAAAGCGATCGGGTGCCGGTGGGCAAGGACCAGAAGCAGCATGTGGAAGTCGCGCGCGACATCGCCCTCAAATTCAACAACCAGTATGGCGAGATCTTCACTCTCCCCGAGGCCGAAATCGATGACGATGTGGCCACGGTGCCGGGCATCGACGGACAGAAGATGAGCAAGAGCTACGGCAACACCATCGACCTGTTCCAGGAGGAAAAAGCCCTGCGCAAGCAGATCATGCGCATCGTCACCGATTCCACCCCGGTTGAAGACCCCAAGAATCCCGACCAGTGCAACGTCTTTCAGATTTACCGGCTGTTTCTCGACAAGGACCGCCAGCAGGCCTTGCGGCGTCGCTATGAGGCCGGGGGCATGGGTTACGGCGAGGTCAAGCAGGAGTTGTTCGAAACGGTGCGCGATTTTTTTGCGCCCTTCGCCGAGCGCCGTCGCGAACTGCTGGCCGATCCCGACGGCCTGCGCGCGGTTCTTGCCCGCGGCGCCGAGAAAGCCCGCGACGCCGGCGCGCCGACTTTGCGCAAGGTCAGGAAAAAGACGGGTTTGGCCTATTGA
- a CDS encoding chemotaxis protein CheW, translated as MTQAADQLALATPQGEDEDTQKGKFLTFHLADEDYGIEIRFVTEIIGIQKITEVPDMPEFVKGVINLRGKVIPVMDVRMRFMLPPREYNDRTCIIVVNVNGTAVGLVVDEVSEVADIPADQIEPPPRSSRAAASRYIQGMGKMGQDVKILLDVNHLLYDEHMLQSAGAQGAELF; from the coding sequence ATGACGCAAGCAGCAGATCAACTGGCACTCGCCACCCCCCAGGGGGAAGATGAGGACACCCAGAAAGGCAAATTTCTGACCTTCCATCTGGCCGATGAGGATTACGGCATTGAAATCCGTTTTGTCACGGAGATCATCGGCATTCAGAAGATCACCGAGGTTCCCGACATGCCCGAGTTCGTCAAGGGCGTGATCAATCTGCGCGGCAAGGTGATTCCGGTGATGGACGTGCGCATGCGCTTCATGCTGCCGCCGCGCGAATACAACGACCGCACCTGCATCATCGTGGTCAACGTCAACGGCACCGCGGTCGGATTGGTGGTTGATGAGGTCAGCGAAGTCGCCGACATCCCCGCGGACCAGATCGAGCCGCCGCCGCGCTCCAGTCGCGCCGCCGCCAGCCGCTACATCCAGGGTATGGGCAAAATGGGCCAGGACGTCAAGATTCTGCTCGACGTCAACCATCTGCTCTACGACGAGCACATGCTGCAAAGCGCCGGCGCCCAGGGGGCGGAGTTGTTCTGA
- the lon gene encoding endopeptidase La, with product MSDEKETSNDDVIDADVEDEQSPAPVQEGGLVLATEILPPSLPLIPLRPRPAFPGIILPLVVNGAERVATIQQTMETASRAIGLVLVKDLEEPDKPENLHRVGVAARLLKILHQEEQTVHVLVNTQERFVLDEVHEGKDGVLHGRVTYRYGAELSNNPELKAYSMAIIGALKELVQINPLYSEEIKMFLNRSSLDDPGRLADFAANLTAADGQELQKILETFDVKKRIDRVLVLLKKELEVSRIQTKITKQIEEKISKQQREFFLREQLKAIKKELGLEKEGKAAEVEKFEKRLKDLRLNEEARKTVDEELEKLRLLEPNSPEYTVTRNYLDWLTVLPWGKFSKDSYQIARARRILDRDHYGLDDVKERILEFIAVGKMKGDISGSILCLVGPPGVGKTSIGHSVADALGRKFYRFSLGGMRDEAEIKGHRRTYIGAMPGKFIQAMKSAGTANPVLMLDEIDKIGASFQGDPASALLEVLDPEQNASFRDHYLDVPYDLSNVLFIATANQLDTIPGPLLDRMEVIRLSGYIKEEKIEIARRYLVPKALKNHGLEKNQVSVRRDALEKITEDYAREAGVRNLENRIKKIMRKAAREFAEGHEGKITVAAKDLEKFLGKPVFASEEVFAGVPGVVTGLAWTSMGGATLQIEATAVPSRNKGFKQTGQLGAVMVESSEIAYSYTMAHLADHGAPSDFFDKHFVHLHVPAGATPKDGPSAGVTMTTALISMISGKPVIDKLGMTGELTLTGRVLPIGGVKEKTIAARRTGLTTLIFPEGNRKDFEELPDYLQEGLTVHFAKEYNDVYRVAFGEPGGTPSKPKKHKKKD from the coding sequence ATGAGCGATGAAAAAGAAACTTCCAACGACGACGTCATTGACGCGGATGTGGAAGACGAGCAAAGCCCCGCACCGGTGCAGGAGGGCGGCCTGGTCCTCGCCACCGAGATTCTCCCCCCCTCCCTGCCGCTGATTCCCCTGCGCCCGCGCCCGGCTTTTCCCGGCATTATCCTGCCCCTGGTGGTCAACGGCGCCGAACGGGTCGCCACCATCCAGCAGACCATGGAAACCGCAAGTCGGGCCATCGGGCTGGTTCTGGTCAAGGATCTCGAGGAACCCGACAAACCGGAAAACCTGCACCGCGTGGGGGTAGCGGCGCGGCTGCTGAAAATCCTTCACCAGGAAGAGCAAACCGTTCACGTTCTGGTCAACACCCAGGAGCGGTTCGTTCTCGACGAGGTCCACGAGGGCAAGGACGGCGTGCTGCACGGCCGCGTCACCTACCGCTACGGCGCCGAGTTGAGCAACAATCCCGAACTCAAGGCCTATTCCATGGCCATCATCGGCGCCCTTAAGGAACTGGTGCAGATCAATCCGCTCTATTCCGAAGAAATCAAGATGTTCCTCAACCGCTCCAGTCTCGACGACCCGGGGCGGCTGGCGGATTTCGCCGCCAACCTCACCGCCGCCGATGGCCAGGAGTTACAGAAGATTCTGGAAACCTTCGACGTCAAGAAACGCATCGATCGCGTTTTGGTGCTGTTGAAGAAAGAACTCGAAGTCTCGCGCATCCAGACCAAGATCACCAAGCAGATCGAAGAAAAGATCAGCAAGCAGCAGCGCGAGTTCTTCCTGCGCGAGCAGCTCAAGGCCATCAAGAAGGAACTGGGGCTGGAGAAGGAAGGCAAGGCGGCGGAGGTCGAGAAGTTCGAGAAGCGCCTCAAGGATCTCAGGCTCAACGAGGAGGCGCGGAAAACCGTCGATGAGGAATTGGAGAAGCTGCGGCTGCTCGAACCCAACTCCCCCGAGTACACGGTGACGCGCAATTATCTTGATTGGCTCACGGTGCTGCCCTGGGGAAAATTCAGCAAGGATTCCTACCAGATCGCGCGGGCGCGGCGCATCTTGGATCGCGATCACTACGGTCTTGACGACGTCAAGGAGCGCATCCTCGAATTCATCGCCGTGGGCAAGATGAAGGGCGACATCTCCGGCTCGATCCTGTGCCTGGTCGGGCCGCCGGGAGTGGGCAAGACCTCCATCGGCCACAGCGTCGCCGACGCCCTGGGGCGCAAGTTCTATCGCTTTTCCTTGGGCGGCATGCGCGATGAGGCCGAAATCAAGGGCCACCGGCGCACCTACATTGGCGCCATGCCGGGCAAGTTCATCCAGGCGATGAAAAGCGCCGGCACCGCCAATCCAGTCCTGATGCTCGACGAGATCGACAAGATCGGCGCGAGTTTCCAGGGCGACCCGGCCTCGGCGCTGCTCGAAGTGCTCGATCCCGAGCAGAACGCGAGCTTTCGCGACCACTATCTGGATGTGCCCTACGATCTGTCCAACGTGCTGTTCATCGCCACCGCCAATCAGCTCGACACCATTCCCGGGCCGCTGCTCGACCGCATGGAGGTGATTCGTCTCTCGGGCTACATCAAGGAGGAAAAAATCGAGATCGCGCGCCGTTACCTGGTGCCTAAGGCGCTGAAGAATCACGGACTGGAAAAAAACCAGGTCAGTGTGCGCCGCGACGCCCTGGAAAAAATCACCGAGGATTACGCCCGTGAAGCGGGGGTGCGCAACCTGGAGAACCGCATCAAGAAGATCATGCGCAAGGCGGCGCGGGAGTTTGCCGAAGGCCACGAAGGGAAAATCACCGTCGCGGCCAAGGATCTGGAAAAATTCCTCGGCAAACCCGTGTTTGCCTCTGAGGAGGTGTTCGCCGGGGTTCCAGGCGTGGTGACGGGCCTGGCCTGGACCAGCATGGGCGGCGCCACCCTGCAGATCGAAGCCACGGCAGTACCCAGCCGGAACAAAGGGTTCAAGCAAACCGGTCAACTGGGCGCCGTCATGGTCGAGAGTTCGGAAATCGCCTATTCCTATACCATGGCGCACCTGGCCGACCACGGCGCGCCCTCGGATTTCTTCGACAAGCACTTCGTGCACCTGCACGTACCCGCTGGTGCTACGCCCAAGGACGGCCCTTCCGCAGGAGTGACCATGACCACGGCCCTGATATCGATGATTTCGGGCAAGCCGGTCATCGACAAACTCGGCATGACCGGCGAACTTACTCTGACCGGGCGCGTGCTGCCCATCGGCGGGGTCAAGGAAAAGACCATCGCGGCGCGCCGCACCGGACTCACCACCCTGATCTTTCCCGAAGGCAACCGCAAGGATTTCGAAGAACTGCCCGATTATCTGCAAGAAGGCTTGACGGTGCACTTCGCCAAGGAGTACAACGACGTCTACCGCGTGGCGTTCGGGGAACCTGGGGGGACGCCGTCCAAACCCAAAAAGCACAAAAAGAAGGACTAA
- a CDS encoding DUF4177 domain-containing protein, with product MLRYKVVETSTVTDEALEQILNEWSAMGWQLDGIHFAMRDGSRRPAMAFVLFTRREEQA from the coding sequence ATGCTGCGCTACAAAGTGGTTGAGACCAGCACCGTCACCGATGAGGCCCTGGAACAGATCCTCAACGAATGGAGCGCCATGGGTTGGCAGCTCGACGGCATCCACTTCGCCATGCGCGACGGCAGTCGCCGCCCGGCCATGGCATTCGTGCTCTTTACCCGCAGGGAAGAGCAGGCCTGA
- a CDS encoding sodium/solute symporter — translation MIYAQSPLAIGLFISFVLLVLGLSFYLGRRTTSSDGYYAAGGNVHWFTNGIAFAGDYLSAASFLGICGMIAVSGYDGWMYSVGYLAGWMVALFLVAEPMKRLGKYTFTDALDSKFNSKSIQLMAAVSTLVVSVFYLIPQMVGAGTLVTPLLGLPHYAGVIIVGIVVTIIVATAGMASTTMVQFLKGGMLLIFSTVLVVGVLVRGFSATPENDGKAYHEFITLQATVAADGQLVLGDPSYTVPANWRDSAFAEAGMVKLVKDGIDTIWYLQADGQGGYLLEETLFQVQLADGTRLYNGAPASEGRFFPVGHMKEINMGGETVLQTGAVGPLAYLRTLQDSTIVLWGTKHVRTAEGYYSIYYQKPTPGTQILRPGLRFTVDNATAGEKFNFFSLMLALFCGTAALPHILIRYYTVPSQAAARKSTLVAIAAIGFFYILTLFMGLGAMTSGVINIMDNNMSAPLLALSFGVILFAIISSIAFATVLGTVSGLIVASSGAVAHDLLDNFFGLKMRDKTKVLAGKISAVVVGIIAIYLGIVFEGMNVSFLVGWAFAIAASANLPAILMLLFWKRTTAQGVAASIGVGIVSALGLILLSPDMYVRYGLLPSDAPISFNSPAAISIPLSFLALVVVSLMTKRVEVSEEAVEGASA, via the coding sequence ATGATATACGCACAATCACCCTTGGCCATCGGCCTGTTTATTTCCTTCGTCCTGCTGGTCCTCGGCCTGTCCTTTTACCTGGGCCGCAGAACCACCTCCTCCGACGGCTATTACGCCGCCGGCGGCAACGTACACTGGTTCACCAACGGCATCGCCTTTGCCGGCGACTACCTCTCCGCCGCTTCCTTCCTCGGCATCTGCGGCATGATCGCCGTTTCCGGCTATGACGGCTGGATGTACTCCGTCGGCTACCTGGCCGGCTGGATGGTCGCCCTGTTCCTGGTGGCCGAGCCCATGAAGCGCCTCGGCAAATACACCTTCACCGACGCTCTGGACTCCAAGTTCAACTCCAAGAGCATCCAGTTGATGGCCGCCGTCAGCACCCTGGTCGTCTCGGTGTTCTATCTGATTCCGCAGATGGTCGGCGCCGGCACCCTGGTTACGCCGCTGCTCGGCCTGCCGCACTACGCCGGCGTCATCATCGTCGGCATCGTCGTTACCATCATCGTCGCCACCGCGGGGATGGCCTCCACCACCATGGTGCAGTTTCTCAAGGGCGGCATGCTCTTGATCTTCTCCACCGTCCTGGTCGTCGGCGTTCTGGTGCGCGGTTTTTCGGCAACTCCCGAGAACGACGGCAAAGCCTATCATGAGTTCATCACCCTGCAGGCCACCGTGGCCGCCGACGGGCAACTGGTCCTTGGCGACCCGTCCTACACCGTTCCCGCCAATTGGCGCGATTCGGCTTTCGCCGAGGCCGGCATGGTCAAACTGGTGAAAGACGGCATCGACACCATCTGGTACCTTCAGGCTGACGGCCAGGGAGGCTACCTGCTTGAAGAAACTCTGTTTCAGGTTCAGCTTGCGGACGGCACCCGCCTTTACAACGGCGCGCCCGCCAGCGAAGGTCGCTTCTTCCCCGTCGGCCACATGAAAGAAATCAACATGGGCGGCGAGACCGTGCTGCAGACCGGCGCCGTCGGCCCCCTGGCCTACCTGCGTACCTTGCAAGACAGCACCATCGTGCTCTGGGGCACCAAACACGTGCGCACCGCCGAAGGCTACTACAGCATTTACTATCAGAAGCCGACCCCCGGCACCCAGATCCTGCGTCCGGGCCTGCGCTTCACCGTGGATAACGCCACCGCCGGCGAGAAATTCAATTTCTTCTCTCTGATGCTCGCGCTGTTCTGCGGTACGGCTGCGCTGCCCCACATTCTGATTCGCTACTACACCGTGCCCAGCCAGGCCGCGGCACGTAAGTCGACCCTGGTGGCCATCGCCGCCATCGGCTTCTTCTATATTCTCACCCTGTTCATGGGTCTGGGCGCCATGACCAGCGGCGTCATCAACATCATGGACAACAACATGTCGGCGCCGCTGCTGGCCTTGTCCTTCGGGGTCATCTTGTTCGCCATCATCTCGTCCATCGCCTTCGCCACCGTTCTCGGCACCGTTTCGGGCCTGATCGTGGCATCCTCCGGGGCTGTGGCCCATGACCTTCTGGACAACTTCTTCGGCCTCAAGATGAGGGACAAGACCAAGGTTCTGGCCGGCAAGATTTCGGCCGTCGTGGTCGGCATCATCGCCATCTACCTGGGTATTGTCTTCGAAGGCATGAACGTGAGCTTCCTGGTCGGCTGGGCCTTCGCCATTGCCGCTTCGGCCAACCTGCCGGCAATCCTCATGCTGTTGTTCTGGAAGCGCACCACCGCCCAGGGCGTGGCCGCCTCCATCGGCGTCGGCATCGTCTCGGCCCTGGGCCTGATTCTGCTCTCGCCGGACATGTATGTGCGCTACGGACTGCTGCCTTCCGACGCGCCCATTTCCTTTAACAGCCCGGCCGCGATTTCCATCCCCTTGAGCTTCCTGGCCCTGGTGGTGGTTTCGCTGATGACCAAGCGGGTCGAAGTGAGCGAGGAAGCCGTCGAGGGCGCCAGCGCCTGA
- a CDS encoding helix-turn-helix transcriptional regulator, with protein MALALQPAAAPWLLILVGVSGAFVAIDATTRLRCAKNPVLSAALGLVLGNFLLFILHLHATNGLWHFALVALPLLILLAPARHEAGPEDSFPWANFLRYLPFVMVFHIVGGLMYSVLYPAYEPAAMVAGAELPFYMLTAVGAVWIIKKHQELTLILGILLGMIAFATLKFGHPLSINLSMFALQAGQGFVDLFLLAYLLSFHQRNRAVGLGLAVLCLGIFVGQFIGRNLQEFVGTIVMAGHISLNLAVLTLYFFGRRRHEAIEPAAPPSEAKTQNSPPLEERVPEHMRLLLSQRECLVLAHSLDGRTYREIAADLDISESSVKTYMKRICDKLGVRGRKGLFEALEAR; from the coding sequence ATGGCTTTGGCGCTGCAACCCGCAGCCGCGCCTTGGCTGCTGATCCTGGTCGGCGTCTCAGGAGCTTTCGTCGCCATCGATGCGACGACCCGCCTGCGTTGCGCAAAAAACCCGGTTCTTTCCGCCGCTCTCGGTTTGGTCCTCGGCAACTTTCTTCTTTTCATTCTGCATCTTCATGCAACAAACGGCCTTTGGCACTTCGCCTTGGTCGCCTTGCCCCTGCTTATTCTTCTGGCGCCCGCAAGGCACGAGGCCGGGCCGGAGGATAGCTTTCCATGGGCGAATTTTTTGCGTTACCTGCCCTTTGTCATGGTGTTTCACATCGTCGGCGGCTTGATGTACAGCGTTCTGTATCCCGCCTACGAGCCCGCGGCAATGGTTGCGGGAGCCGAGCTGCCCTTTTACATGCTGACCGCGGTGGGCGCGGTCTGGATAATCAAAAAACATCAGGAGTTGACCCTGATTCTCGGCATCTTGCTGGGCATGATCGCTTTTGCCACGTTAAAGTTCGGGCACCCTCTGAGCATCAACCTCAGCATGTTTGCCCTGCAGGCCGGCCAGGGTTTTGTCGACCTTTTTCTGCTGGCCTACCTGCTCTCGTTCCACCAGCGTAATCGCGCTGTCGGCCTCGGACTGGCGGTTCTGTGCCTGGGAATTTTCGTCGGCCAGTTTATCGGCCGGAATTTACAGGAGTTCGTCGGCACCATCGTGATGGCGGGACACATCAGTCTCAACCTTGCCGTGTTGACCCTGTATTTTTTCGGCCGCCGTCGACACGAGGCAATTGAACCCGCCGCGCCACCCTCCGAAGCCAAGACACAAAATTCTCCGCCCCTGGAAGAGCGCGTTCCCGAACACATGCGCCTGCTGCTCTCACAACGCGAATGCCTGGTTCTCGCCCACAGCCTCGACGGTCGCACCTATCGCGAAATCGCCGCCGATCTCGACATCTCCGAATCCTCGGTGAAAACCTACATGAAACGCATCTGCGACAAACTCGGCGTGCGTGGGAGAAAGGGCTTGTTCGAGGCGCTGGAGGCGCGGTAA
- the asnS gene encoding asparagine--tRNA ligase: MEDRPNALGRTRVKQALSGAVQPGAVLVRGWVRTVRRTKNLSFIALNDGSCLDNLQIVVDSEAPELSDLSRLGTGACIEVHGELTASPAAGQPWELQARQIRVLGGADADYPLQKKRHGFEYLRTIAHLRLRSNTFGAVFRVRSALSFAVHRFFQERGFLYVHTPIITANDCEGAGEMFRVTTLTPLDPPRNSGAVDWSRDFFGERTGLTVSGQLQGEAFACAFSDIYTFGPTFRAENSNTSRHAAEFWMIEPEMAFADLAADCRLAGDFLQYLCRYALEHCAEDLKFFDTHIETGLLEKLAALAEAEFQQMTYTEAVKELQGCGRAFEFSPAWGQDLQSEHERFLTEEVVKGPLFVTDYPKDIKAFYMRLNDDGKTVAAMDCLVPRVGEIIGGSQREERLDVLEGRMAEVGIAPESLSWFLDLRRWGSCPHAGFGLGFERFLMYVTGMTNIRDVIPFPRTPGNAKF, encoded by the coding sequence ATGGAAGATAGGCCGAACGCTTTGGGGCGAACCCGCGTCAAGCAGGCGCTGAGCGGGGCCGTCCAGCCTGGGGCGGTGCTGGTCAGGGGTTGGGTGCGGACCGTGCGGCGCACCAAAAACCTCAGCTTCATCGCGCTCAACGACGGGTCCTGCCTGGACAATCTGCAAATCGTCGTCGATTCCGAGGCGCCTGAGCTTTCCGACTTGTCGCGCCTGGGTACCGGGGCGTGCATCGAGGTGCATGGCGAACTGACGGCCTCGCCCGCGGCCGGGCAGCCCTGGGAACTTCAGGCGCGACAAATCAGAGTCCTGGGCGGCGCCGATGCCGATTATCCCTTGCAGAAAAAGCGGCATGGTTTTGAATACCTGCGTACCATCGCCCACTTGCGCCTGCGCTCCAATACCTTCGGGGCGGTGTTTCGGGTGCGTTCGGCGCTCTCCTTTGCCGTGCATCGCTTTTTCCAGGAACGCGGCTTTCTCTATGTGCACACCCCCATCATCACCGCCAATGACTGCGAGGGGGCAGGGGAGATGTTCCGGGTCACGACGCTCACTCCCCTCGACCCGCCGCGCAACAGCGGGGCGGTGGACTGGAGCCGGGATTTTTTCGGCGAGCGCACCGGCCTGACGGTCAGCGGGCAGTTGCAGGGCGAGGCCTTCGCCTGCGCCTTCAGTGACATTTACACCTTCGGCCCGACTTTTCGTGCCGAGAATTCCAACACCAGCCGCCACGCCGCCGAATTCTGGATGATCGAACCGGAGATGGCATTCGCCGATCTGGCCGCGGACTGTCGTCTGGCCGGGGACTTTCTGCAGTATCTGTGTCGCTACGCCCTGGAACACTGCGCGGAGGATCTCAAGTTTTTCGACACCCACATCGAAACAGGGCTGCTGGAAAAGCTCGCCGCCCTCGCCGAGGCTGAATTTCAGCAAATGACCTACACCGAGGCCGTCAAGGAGTTGCAGGGCTGCGGCAGGGCATTTGAGTTCTCCCCGGCCTGGGGCCAGGATCTGCAGTCGGAACACGAACGCTTCCTGACCGAGGAGGTGGTCAAGGGGCCGCTGTTCGTCACCGACTATCCCAAGGACATCAAGGCCTTCTACATGCGCCTCAACGACGACGGCAAGACGGTTGCCGCCATGGATTGCCTGGTACCGCGCGTCGGTGAGATTATCGGCGGCTCGCAGCGCGAAGAGCGCTTGGATGTGCTTGAGGGGCGCATGGCCGAAGTCGGCATCGCGCCGGAGAGTCTGAGTTGGTTTCTCGATTTGCGTCGTTGGGGGTCTTGCCCCCATGCCGGTTTCGGTCTGGGATTCGAGCGCTTTCTCATGTACGTCACCGGCATGACCAACATCCGTGACGTCATTCCCTTCCCCCGCACCCCCGGCAACGCCAAATTCTAA
- a CDS encoding DUF485 domain-containing protein, whose product MGHGPAVKLGKDNAAGYKAKIGITMFFVYTLTYFIFVLINITKPTLMQIQVLGLNMAVVYGIGLIVFAFVLALVYNHFCTQAENRLNK is encoded by the coding sequence ATGGGACACGGACCCGCAGTCAAACTCGGTAAGGACAACGCCGCTGGCTATAAAGCCAAAATCGGCATCACAATGTTTTTCGTCTACACCCTCACCTATTTCATCTTCGTCCTCATCAACATCACCAAACCCACCCTTATGCAGATCCAGGTCCTCGGCCTCAACATGGCCGTGGTCTATGGCATCGGCTTGATCGTTTTCGCCTTCGTGCTGGCACTCGTCTACAACCACTTCTGCACCCAGGCAGAAAATCGGCTGAATAAATAA